Part of the Nodosilinea sp. PGN35 genome is shown below.
GGCAGCTTTGACGAGTTCATCAACGAGCTGCTGGGTCGTTTTGCTACCCCCGGTGGCGGCAGCGCCCGCTCCTATCCCTACGGAACGCCAGGGGGCGGGGCGGGCGGCCCTGGCTTTGGCTACGAAACCGCTCCCTCCCAGTCCTTTGATCAAGAGGCCAGCATTCGCCTGACCTTCGGCGAAGCCTTCAACGGGGCTCAGAAACGGCTGCGCATTGGCAACGACAGCGTCGATGTGCGGATTCCGCCGGGGGTCAAGCAGGGCAGCAAAATTCGCCTCAAGGGCAAGGGGCCGATGAACCCCTACAGCAAGCAGCCCGCCGACATTTACCTGGTGGTGCAGCTAGAGGGCCACAGCTTTTACACCCTGGAGGGCGACAGCCTCACCGCCGAGGTGCCCATCACCCCCGACGAGGCGGTGCTGGGGGGCAAGATTGACGTGCCCACCCCCGACGGCAGCGTGACCATGAATCTGCCTGCGGCGGTGCGATCGGGCCAAACCCTGCGGCTGCGGGGTAAGGGCTGGCCCCGACCCAAGGGCGATCGCGGCGACCTGCTGATCAAAGTTGTGATTACGCCGCCCACCAGCCTCAGCGACACCGAGCGCCAGCTCTACGAACAAATCCGCGACGGTCGCACCACCAACCCCCGCCAAAGCCTGGCCAATACGCGACTGTAGAACTGCGACGGTAAAACGGGGTTGCGATCGCAATATAGCTATAGCCAGTCTGGTTAAGACAGAATCCTCAGAAACGTTCGAACGTTCAAACGTTTCTGAGGATTCTGATTGTTCCAACCCAGGTGACTATGGCTGTATCTCAATATCGCAATAAAAAAATTCCCAGGATTCCTCTCTTTTCAGGGAACCCTGGGGCTAGCTTAGCCGAGACAGCCTATAGGTCTTCAGCTCGGTTGAGATCGCCGTAGAGCAAACCCAACAGTGCGCCGCAGCCCAGCAGCTTAACGGCTTCTAAGCCAAAGTACAGCCCGTGCATCTGGTTCATTGCGCCGGGTATCTCAACGGTGGTGGCGAAGGGATCTAGCGCCGCACCCAGGGCACCCATGGCCGGTGCTACGGCGTAGGTGAGCACCAGGGTCAGAGCCAACAGGCCGAGCCCTAATTCCACAGCCCAGCGGCTGCGCAAGCCGCTGGCCTCGACCGGGCGCTGGGGGCGAGACTGCCGAGCCGCCAGCAGTCCGGTCAAAATGACGCCAGCGCAGAGCAGCTCCAGGCGATTAAACACCCAAAACATGGCGTAGCCCGCCGAGCCAAAGTCGGGCTGGCTCATCATGCCGCCGACAAACAGCCCCGGCATAATGACAAAATCCATCAGCAGGCTGCTGCTGAACCAAAACATCAGCGCAAACAAAACCGCCCCGACCCAGGGGGTGGTTTTAGCGGTGGGGTGAGATAGCGAATTCATGGATATAGGCCCTGTGAACAGTGGGATTAGGTATCGGAGAGGGAACTCATGATTTTGGCTGAGTTCCTTATGTATCAATGATTTCAGCCTAGCGAACTTTATTGGCCGCCCGTGTGAATTATTCTTTCGGCGCTGCGGTTTTCACGCCGTCGTTACGTTGCTACATGGAAGCCAAAGGCCCTGGAGTACGGCACTTTGAGGCGATCCTAAGGAGCTTTCAGCCACGTCTAGCGAGAAAAAACGTAATCTCTCGTTATGGACAGCAACAGTCTCCACGGCCATCAACAGCGGTGTGCACCACTACAACTATGACCCTAGAGCTGGCTTCTTCTAAACTTCCTCAAGTTCTAGACCCCTAGGGAAACCGACACACCACCTGCCCCACAATCTGCGGCCAGGGCACCAGACCAAACTCCCGACTGTCGGAGCTAGCCGCAGCATTGAGCCCTTGCAAGAAACAGCCGTCCTCATCCACATAGACCACCCATTTGATCAGCCGCAGGCCCGGCTGGCGAGGATGGTAGGCCACCACTAAATCCCCCGGCTGCGGCCGCCGCTGACGGTAGGCCCAGGGGTCAATCAACACTTCCGTACCGGGCTCTAGCAGCGGCAGCATCGACTCCCCTACAATGCGAAACCGCCGCCGCTGACGCCATAGCCACAACACCATATCGGTGAGCTGACTATGACGCAACTGCGACGGCGGCGGGCACGGCGGGGAAATCACGGCGGGGAAGGTGGGAAGAAGGAAGATGGGGAAGGTAAGAAAAGTGAGAAGGGTAAGGGATAAAGACTCTCCCGTCTCCCCCACCTCCCTCATCCCCCCATCTTCCTCACCTTTTCTATCTCTCTCTAACTCGCGGTGTACCAGGACACATCCCGGTTCTTGGTGGCCCAGAACATGGTGTGGACTTTCTGCACCGCTTCCATCAGTTCGGTGGCGTGCTGCACGCTGACTTCGACCTTGCAGGCGGAGCAGAGCTTGGCGGCTTTCCAAAAGGTGTCGTGCAGGTCGGGGAACTGCTCGAGGTGCACGGGCTTGAAGTAGTCAGTC
Proteins encoded:
- a CDS encoding DnaJ C-terminal domain-containing protein; translated protein: MAATGFKDYYAVLGVSRTASADEIKQSFRKLARKYHPDVNPDDKAAEAKFKEVSEAYEVLSDADKRKKYDQYGQYWQQASRAGAGTPYGSPGDMGGFDFSNYGSFDEFINELLGRFATPGGGSARSYPYGTPGGGAGGPGFGYETAPSQSFDQEASIRLTFGEAFNGAQKRLRIGNDSVDVRIPPGVKQGSKIRLKGKGPMNPYSKQPADIYLVVQLEGHSFYTLEGDSLTAEVPITPDEAVLGGKIDVPTPDGSVTMNLPAAVRSGQTLRLRGKGWPRPKGDRGDLLIKVVITPPTSLSDTERQLYEQIRDGRTTNPRQSLANTRL
- a CDS encoding DUF4149 domain-containing protein, translated to MNSLSHPTAKTTPWVGAVLFALMFWFSSSLLMDFVIMPGLFVGGMMSQPDFGSAGYAMFWVFNRLELLCAGVILTGLLAARQSRPQRPVEASGLRSRWAVELGLGLLALTLVLTYAVAPAMGALGAALDPFATTVEIPGAMNQMHGLYFGLEAVKLLGCGALLGLLYGDLNRAEDL
- the sodX gene encoding nickel-type superoxide dismutase maturation protease, with amino-acid sequence MISPPCPPPSQLRHSQLTDMVLWLWRQRRRFRIVGESMLPLLEPGTEVLIDPWAYRQRRPQPGDLVVAYHPRQPGLRLIKWVVYVDEDGCFLQGLNAAASSDSREFGLVPWPQIVGQVVCRFP